From a single Adhaeribacter swui genomic region:
- a CDS encoding DMT family protein has product MKGFYTIALLLLSNVFMTFAWYGHLQFKKISWLQQVGLVGVILISWGLALFEYVFQVPANKIGFEENGGPFSMFELKIIQEVVSLVVFTLVTVFIFRTDKLAWNHAVGFLFMVLAVYFIFKKW; this is encoded by the coding sequence TTGAAAGGATTTTACACCATCGCGCTCTTATTGCTATCCAACGTATTTATGACGTTTGCCTGGTACGGGCACTTGCAATTTAAAAAAATAAGCTGGCTGCAGCAGGTGGGCTTAGTGGGCGTAATTTTAATTAGCTGGGGATTAGCCCTTTTTGAGTACGTTTTTCAGGTGCCGGCCAACAAAATCGGTTTCGAGGAAAACGGTGGACCTTTTTCGATGTTCGAACTCAAGATAATTCAGGAAGTAGTGTCGCTGGTGGTTTTTACGCTGGTAACAGTTTTTATCTTCCGGACGGACAAGCTGGCCTGGAACCACGCCGTTGGTTTTCTTTTTATGGTGCTGGCAGTTTACTTTATTTTTAAAAAATGGTGA